One Penicillium oxalicum strain HP7-1 chromosome III, whole genome shotgun sequence genomic region harbors:
- a CDS encoding putative rhamnogalacturonate lyase B — protein MAILRAILVVGLAVVSNALDVSQNETVITIANDRLSAVLRRSVGQIEQLTLDGQDLLGQRSGSTGIGPYLDCYCIPSGFYTAGATTPTTEVVQGVDTTGTQYAGIILTDVYTPTGQLFQQYWFLRDGETGLHMFSRLAYYNETSPFLRNLQELRTLFRPNTPLWTHLTSSEVQTAPLPSKDAVAHEVVVQDATWTFNNTPTDPYYSQFSQYFTKYTFSNPWRNNSVHGLYADGTRSSGSTYGAWLVMNTKDTYYGGPLHSDLTVDGIVYNYLVSNHHGEGTPNITHGFDRTFGPQYYLFNGGKGSSKSLSELRHEALQIANPAWNIAFYDSIAKHVKGYVPSKSRGKVQGSIKLPKSAVRPIAILSASGVYFQDNSAVPEARQYWVDIDSHGDFTLDYVTEGTYRLTIYAEGVFGDFVRDDIVVRASKLTKVHDHWKEESAGTEIWRLGIPDKSSGEFRHGNFPDSTHPLHPPEYLIYWGAYDWVSDYPQGINFTVGKDDPATGLNTVHWSVFGPTPSNSHVEYDTTNDWYIHFSLRASQVHHAKRAMLTIQLAGAKTAAGNTDVWKPEEPYNNLALESYINEQPSPLTLVVGFNQSSSCIVRSAVSCYQVRSRLSFPANWLRAGDNVLRLHLPFNATDVETAILPSSVYVQYDALRLELDS, from the exons ATGGCCATTCTTCGCGCGATCTTAGTTGTGGGACTGGCTGTTGTTTCAAATGCACTCGACGTGTCGCAAAATGAAACCGTCATCACTATCGCCAATGATCGCCTCTCGGCAGTTCTGCGCAGATCCGTTGGTCAAATCGAGCAACTGACTCTTGACGGACAAGATTTGCTCGGGCAAAGATCTGGGTCGACGGGCATCGGGCCTTATTTAGACTGCTATTGCATCCCATCGGGGTTCTATACGGCAGGCGCCACCACGCCGACGACTGAAGTTGTTCAGGGGGTGGACACTACCGGCACCCAATACGCCGGTATCATCTTGACCGACGTCTACACCCCGACGGGTCAGTTATTTCAACAATATTGGTTTCTCCGTGATGGCGAGACTGGCCTTCACATGTTTAGTCGACTTGCGTATTACAACGAGACTAGCCCGTTCCTTCGAAATCTGCAAGAACTTCGAACCTTGTTCCGCCCTAACACACCTCTTTGGACGCATTTGACTTCGAGCGAGGTTCAAACTGCTCCACTGCCCAGTAAAGACGCCGTCGCTCATGAGGTTGTTGTTCAAGACGCCACTTGGACCTTCAATAACACCCCAACCGATCCTTATTACTCGCAATTCTCGcaatactttactaaatacACCTTCTCGAATC CTTGGAGAAATAACAGCGTGCACGGGCTGTATGCTGATGGTACACGGTCGTCCGGTAGCACCTACGGAGCTTGGCTGGTAATGAATACAAAG GATACCTACTATGGA GGCCCTCTTCACTCGGATCTCACGGTGGACGGAATTGTATACAACTATCTGGTCTCGAATCACCATGGCGAGGGAACACCAAACATCACTCACGGCTTCGATCGAACATTCGGACCTCAGTATTATCTCTTCAATGGTGGCAAGGGGTCCTCCAAATCTCTCTCTGAATTACGCCACGAGGCCCTACAGATCGCCAATCCCGCGTGGAACATTGCTTTTTATGACTCGATCGCCAAGCATGTGAAAGGCTACGTCCCTTCCAAAAGCCGCGGAAAAGTGCAGGGCTCCATCAAACTACCCAAGAGTGCTGTGCGTCCCATTGCGATTTTGAGTGCCAGCGGTGTTTACTTCCAAGATAACAGCGCCGTCCCAGAGGCGCGCCAGTATTGGGTCGACATTGACTCTCACGGTGACTTCACCCTGGATTATGTCACAGAAGGGACTTACCGTCTTACGATTTATGCTGAAGGAGTCTTTGGGGACTTTGTCCGTGATGATATTGTGGTACGTGCCAGTAAATTGACCAAGGTCCACGATCACTGGAAAGAGGAGTCGGCAGGGACCGAGATCTGGCGACTAGGAATACCTGACAAGTCTTCTGGTGAATTTCGCCACGGGAACTTTCCTGACTCCACCCATCCACTTCATCCTCCCGAGTATCTGATATACTGGGGTGCCTACGACTGGGTCAGCGACTATCCCCAAGGGATCAACTTCACTGTTGGGAAAGATGACCCTGCGACCGGGCTGAATACTGTTCACTGGTCGGTATTCGGTCCAACCCCATCAAATTCACATGTTGAGTACGACACGACAAATGATTGGTATATTCATTTCAGCTTGCGTGCATCGCAAGTGCATCATGCGAAAAGAGCGATGTTGACTATTCAGTTGGCCGGAGCGAAGACCGCAGCTGGAAACACCGATGTTTGGAAACCAGAG GAGCCCTACAATAACCTGGCCCTAGAAAGCTACATCAATGAGCAGCCTAGTCCGTTGACTCTGGTTGTTGGCTTCAATCAATCCAGCAGCTGTATTGTTCGATCCGCGGTCAGTTGCTACCAGGTCCGctctcgtctttctttcccagcGAACTGGCTCCGCGCGGGGGACAACGTGTTGAGATTGCATCTTCCTTTCAACGCGACTGACGTAGAGACTGCAATTCTGCCGAGCTCCGTATACGTGCAGTACGACGCTTTGCGCCTAGAACTGGATTCATAG